DNA sequence from the Thermodesulfobacteriota bacterium genome:
GAGATGGTGATCTTGATGTTCTCATCCTTCAGAGCCAGCTGGTCAGGGCTGGGCAGGAAGTCCGGGACGACCCGCAGGTCACCCAGGGGCTCATCGGTGTACCGGATTTGTTTCTTCATAGAGCTTCCTCCCTTTGCGCCAGTAACCGGCACCGATAATCCGAACGACCCCCTGCCGGAAGGTGAAGCGTACGGTCAGGATCCCACCGCCAGCCCGTCCGGGGCAGTAGAACCGGTCCTCGTCTGCGCTGTGCGAAACGTCCTCGACAATGACACGGTGCGGGTCGAGAAAGGCGTGCTGGGCCAAAGCAAACGTCACCCCGTGCTTGACCTGATTCTCCAGATCCTTCTGCTCGTCCCACTCGAATTGTGCCGCATCCATGCCGTCACTATGGTCCGGGTCAGACCATTCGGCAATACAAAAGTATGGCACTGAAAAGCCGTCGTCTCTGGAGGCCCCACCCATGACCCAGCCCATCCGCCTGCGCGCTGTCGAGGTCTCCGGCGAGGAGCCCAGCCGCCTCAATCTCTTTGCCGGTCGCCATCTGGGGGAGCGGGAATTCGATCTCCTGCAGGCTTACGCCGATGACCGCCTGGCGCCGCTTCTGGCCACGGCCCTGCCGGGCATCTACTCCGGCCTCGAGGTGGCAACGAGCGGCGTAGGCGCGGACTGGCGCCTGGTGGTCCGGCCGGGAACTGCCCTGGCCAGCCACCGGGTGCCGGTAAGCCTCTTTTCCCCCCTGGTGGTGGACTGGCCGACCCTGACCGCCGAGTATGCCCGCGACGAGCGGCTGCCGGCGGATGCGCTGCCGCCGGACGGATTGTA
Encoded proteins:
- a CDS encoding CopG family transcriptional regulator, which translates into the protein MKKQIRYTDEPLGDLRVVPDFLPSPDQLALKDENIKITISLKKSSVAFFREEAKKHQTSYQKMIRQLLDWYATHHQKSA
- a CDS encoding BrnT family toxin — its product is MGWVMGGASRDDGFSVPYFCIAEWSDPDHSDGMDAAQFEWDEQKDLENQVKHGVTFALAQHAFLDPHRVIVEDVSHSADEDRFYCPGRAGGGILTVRFTFRQGVVRIIGAGYWRKGRKLYEETNPVHR